The Kribbella sp. NBC_00662 nucleotide sequence CTGCCTTACCAGCAAGGCGATTCGGTGATTGCCTTCGTCAACGGCATGGGCGGTACGCCGCTCATCGAGTTGTACCTCATGTACAACGAGGTGGCCCAGCTGCTCGACCGCGCCGGTATCACCGTCGCCCGCTCGCTCGTCGGCAACTACATCACCTCGCTCGAGATGGCGGGCTGCTCGGTCACGCTGTTGAAGGTGGACGACGAATTGGTACGCCTCTGGGACGCGCCAGTGAACACCCCCGGCCTACGCTGGGGCGCGTGAGCATGGGAGTCGATTCCTTCGTCAACTGGCTGCGTGACACCGCGGGCGTGCTGCACGAGAACGCGGCGTACCTGACCGAGCTCGACTCGGCGATCGGGGACGCGGATCACGGCGCCAACATGGATCGCGGATTCCAGGCGATCGTCGCGGTGCTGGACGAGACGTCGTTCGACAGCGCCGACGAGCTGTTGAAGAAGGCCGGGATGACGCTGGTCAGCAAGGTCGGCGGGGCGAGCGGGCCGCTGTACGGCACGTTCTTCCTGCGGTTCGGGACCGCGCTGGCCGGCGTCTCGCCGATCACCGCCGAGGCGGTCGGCAAGGCGCTGCACGCGGGTGTCGAGGGCGTGCTCGCCCGCGGCAAGGCGGAGCCCGGCGACAAGACGATGTACGACGCCTGGGCGCCCGCACTGGAGGCGTATGACGCTGCCGTGGCGGGTGGATCCGAGATCGGTCCGGCGCTGACCGCGGCCGCGGAGGCCGC carries:
- the dhaL gene encoding dihydroxyacetone kinase subunit DhaL, with product MGVDSFVNWLRDTAGVLHENAAYLTELDSAIGDADHGANMDRGFQAIVAVLDETSFDSADELLKKAGMTLVSKVGGASGPLYGTFFLRFGTALAGVSPITAEAVGKALHAGVEGVLARGKAEPGDKTMYDAWAPALEAYDAAVAGGSEIGPALTAAAEAAAKGRDATIPLVARKGRASYLGERSAGHQDPGATSTTLILESAARTLA